From the genome of Verrucomicrobiota bacterium, one region includes:
- a CDS encoding BatA domain-containing protein: MLNFGNSLFLFALAGLAVPILLHLINRELAVNLKFPSIRFIDRSQLPRREKRKLRDLLLLALRLLLFAAIVFAFAKPVWVTPLTTVAEGTTLQQTIYLVDASSSMARGNQWQAAKSALRNDLANTDAIEVGLVVYADRVLTQIPPAADHVPIENFIQDLQPSFSAGNPGTAIETAVGLFNPEAKSRLVLISDFQETDWQRDLPGVPEDMELIFLGTEENDSPNVGIANVNTVPVGKNQARVLVTVRNHSAEAQTVPVTLTGESGSEEKLLNLSAGQLGNVSFTVDVEEPRAMTASLPADNFNRDNSWHFWIAPPPVVRVYAFLPNLDEPQAVNAFYFFQTALEVESDTDWVRFEVTALDRGFFEGSLLEEADVLVIPAAGAFLRDDQWDDLKAYLDQGRTAIMLPGEAFPRQFRSLERSGMMASRFLGLAGNTNERQTPYHLGSINPSSRLSQTFADAASKDLFLVNVYRYVRLQASDLDTTLIAFENGEPALLGLAVGQGTLYASTFAFDTSWTDLPLRNSFLPLVRELVQEGFNTDRLRRQFFVEETQTLAEPVAEPGTFELDGQYWEVNMNPSESVAGKVDTDQWLPALLSQKPLYANAVPGAGTLPGDTGPKTELWPWLLMIALICILIESLLTGIKDTAQPSSLGRPNPV; encoded by the coding sequence CTCTCCGGCTTCTGCTTTTTGCAGCTATCGTATTCGCTTTTGCCAAGCCAGTTTGGGTGACACCGCTTACCACCGTTGCAGAAGGAACTACCTTGCAGCAAACCATCTACCTGGTGGACGCTTCCTCAAGCATGGCTCGGGGAAATCAATGGCAAGCGGCCAAGTCGGCGCTTCGTAACGATCTGGCGAATACCGATGCAATCGAAGTCGGGCTCGTCGTCTATGCCGATCGAGTGCTGACCCAAATTCCTCCTGCTGCTGATCACGTGCCGATTGAAAATTTTATCCAGGATCTTCAGCCATCCTTTTCAGCCGGCAATCCAGGCACGGCTATCGAAACCGCCGTTGGTTTATTTAACCCGGAAGCGAAAAGTCGGTTGGTACTAATTTCCGACTTCCAGGAAACCGATTGGCAGCGAGACCTTCCTGGTGTGCCGGAAGATATGGAGTTAATTTTCCTGGGAACCGAAGAAAATGATTCTCCGAATGTAGGTATCGCGAACGTGAACACCGTGCCTGTCGGCAAGAATCAGGCCCGTGTTTTAGTTACGGTGCGCAACCATAGCGCGGAAGCACAAACGGTTCCCGTCACCCTAACAGGCGAATCCGGTTCGGAGGAAAAGCTGCTCAATCTTTCGGCCGGTCAACTGGGCAATGTCAGCTTTACCGTGGACGTCGAGGAGCCACGTGCGATGACCGCAAGCCTGCCGGCCGATAATTTTAATCGAGATAACAGCTGGCACTTTTGGATCGCGCCACCGCCGGTGGTTCGTGTCTACGCATTTCTTCCGAATCTGGATGAACCTCAAGCGGTCAACGCATTTTACTTTTTCCAAACGGCATTGGAAGTGGAGTCCGACACGGATTGGGTGCGTTTTGAAGTTACTGCTCTCGACCGGGGATTTTTTGAAGGGTCTCTTCTTGAAGAAGCCGATGTGTTGGTCATCCCTGCAGCTGGGGCCTTTTTGCGGGATGATCAATGGGATGACCTCAAAGCCTATTTGGACCAAGGGCGCACCGCCATCATGCTTCCGGGGGAGGCTTTCCCTCGCCAGTTTCGTTCTCTGGAGCGCAGCGGTATGATGGCATCGCGATTCCTAGGCTTGGCAGGAAATACCAATGAACGGCAGACGCCCTATCACTTAGGATCGATCAATCCTTCAAGCCGCCTGTCCCAAACCTTTGCAGACGCTGCCTCCAAGGATCTATTTTTAGTAAACGTTTACCGCTATGTTCGTCTACAAGCCAGCGACCTGGATACCACGCTCATTGCTTTTGAAAATGGTGAACCGGCTTTACTTGGCTTGGCCGTAGGGCAGGGGACGCTCTACGCCAGCACCTTCGCATTCGATACGTCCTGGACGGATCTTCCTCTGAGGAATTCCTTTCTTCCTTTAGTGCGCGAACTTGTCCAGGAAGGCTTTAATACCGACCGTCTTCGCCGCCAGTTTTTTGTGGAAGAAACACAAACGCTAGCTGAGCCAGTTGCCGAGCCAGGCACTTTCGAGTTGGACGGTCAGTATTGGGAAGTAAATATGAACCCGAGTGAGTCCGTCGCTGGCAAGGTCGATACCGATCAATGGCTACCTGCGCTTCTTTCGCAAAAACCGCTCTATGCCAACGCCGTCCCTGGTGCCGGGACTTTACCCGGCGACACGGGGCCTAAAACAGAGCTTTGGCCCTGGTTGCTAATGATTGCTCTTATTTGTATTTTAATAGAATCTCTTCTTACAGGAATCAAAGACACCGCCCAACCTTCATCTTTGGGAAGACCCAATCCCGTTTAA